Genomic DNA from Peribacillus simplex NBRC 15720 = DSM 1321:
AGTAACTATCGCTCAATCGTAATCGGCCCATTCGACAATACCAACCATACAGAATTTCCCTTTGAAAACTACTATAATATAAACAAGATTAAAGATCTAGAAAATTTCTTCAAAGAACAAGATATCATAGCCATTCATGCTCATCACGGAAAACACGGACAAGAAATTTTACCTGTTTGTGAAAAATATAATATCCCTTTGATTGTTAGCATTAGAGGACGTGATGGTTCTGACAGACCAGAAATTTTCAAAAAAAATGCTGAGCGATATTCATCATTAATTAAACATGGTGCACACTTTTTTTCTGTTTGCCAATATCTTGCAGAAGGATTAAGAAATTTAGGAATTCCAGATGAAAAAATTAATGTGTTATATGGTGGTATCGAATTAGATCTTTTCGCCTATTCTACCCCAATTCTTCCTAAAGAAGGCGAAATAAGAGTTTTATCTGTAGGTAGACTTGTAGACAAAAAAGGATTTGTTACTCTTATAAAAGCATTTAATCGGATTTATACACAATATCCAAATGCTAGACTGCATATTATTGGAGCAGGTGAAGATGAGAAAAAAATTAAATCGGTCATTACAGAATTTCACCTTAAAGATGTTGTAATTCTTAGAGGAGCTATGGATTCAAAACAAGTTTCGAGCGAATTGAAAAAAGCTCATATCTTTTGTCTTGCAAGTCAGACTGCTAAAAATGGTGATATCGAAGGCATTCCTAATGCCTTAAAAGAAGCAATGGCTAGCGGTTTACCTGTCGTTTCCACTCAACATGCGGGAATCCCTGAATTAATTGAACACCAGAGAACAGGATACCTAGCTCCAGAAAAAAATGATATTGAGTTAGCGAAAGGCATACAATTCTTTTTAGAACATCCAGAGATTTGGATCGACTATACGGAAAGAGCACGGAAAGTCATTGAAGAAAAATTTGATGTCAATAAACAAATTATTGAGCAACAAAGTTTATATTCTCTCGTTAATACAATGAAAACGGAAACGGAAACGGAAACGAAAACGGAAACGAAAACGGAGGAAACGGAAACGGAAACGGAAACGGAAACGGAAACGGAGGAAACGAAAAAGAAAAAAAGAAATAGAAAAAATAAATCAAGTAAGGGAAATTAAAAAACAAAATTTATCATTACGAAAAAACAAGCTGGATACCCAATAGTTATCATTTAAGCAGAAAGGGGAGTGACATGGGCTATATTGAAGATTTACGCAAGCTTGTGGGAAAAAGGCCAGTCATTTTAACAGGGGAACTTATGGAGTTAGGAGAATAATTATCGAAGGGACCTTGAAACCTGATGTTAAAGAAGGAAGTGCCGTACAATTCTTTCCAATCAATCAGCTGCCAGAAGATATGGATCCCGATATAATTATTCAAGATTTCGCAATTGAATTTTTCGAAACCAGCCGTATTTTCGATCTTCTTCCAAAGAATAAATGACGCTCTTACCAAAGTAATGGTTGGGAATATGAATGAACCAACCTACTTTGGGAGGGAGGATATTAGGCGATTCTACAACTCCGTTGCATGATGGAGTACTACACAGGAAACTAAAAATGATTTCGTATTGGATACTTTAGGAACGATGGCTTTTAGATCGACCCCATACTCAATTGATTGCCTACAATGTTTACTAAGGGTAAAGAGCTAAGACGTGCCAAACGAAGCAAAACTAGAGGCTGAAAGGAGCTGTTTTTTCTTGGACTGGAAGTCTGTATATACTATTTGGACAAGTTACAGAAATTTAGATAATGAAATGCGTTTAATGCTTGAAGAAATGAAGGATGATGAGATAGTTTTGGAAGACGCCTTTTATAAAAATTTGGAATTCGGGACGGGTGGTATGCGAGGGGAAATTGGTCCAGGTACGAATAGGATGAACATTTATACCGTGCGAAAAGCGACTGTAGGACTTGCTGAGTATATTCAATCGTTTGGAAACGAGGCAAAATCCAGAGGAGTCGTAATTGCTTACGATTCAAGACATAAGTCTCCCGAATTTGCATTGGAAGCAGCCAAGGCTTTGGCAACAAAGGGAATTAAAGCTTATTTATTTGATGAATTACGGCCTACCCCACAGCTCTCTTTTTCCGTACGTAAGCTAAGTGCCTTTGCCGGTATCGTCATTACAGCAAGCCATAATCCGCCTGAATATAATGGGTATAAAGTGTACGGATCAGACGGGGCACAGCTACCTCCCGAAGCGGCGGATCAAGTCATTAATTACGTGAACGCGATTGAAAGTGAGCTTTCGATTGTAGTGGAGGAAGAAGAAATCCTAAAGGACAGAGGGCTCATTCAAATCATTGGGGAGGAGCTGGATACTGCTTATAATGAGCATTTGCTCACTATTCCGGAAGATCCAAAGTTAGCAGATGAAATCGATGTAAAGCTTGTGTTTACACCGCTCCATGGTACAGCTAATAAATCAGTAAAACGTGCTTTGCATGATCTAGGATATCGAAATGTCCATATTGTTAAAGAACAGGAAATGCCCGATGCTAACTTTCCTACTGTTAAAGTGCCTAATCCAGAGGAACATGCTGCTTTTGAATTGGCCATCGCGCTAGGAAACCGTGTCGATGCTGATTTATTGATTGCCACCGATCCGGATGCGGATAGGCTCGGAATTAGCGTGAAGAATAATGCTGGAGATTATGTCGTATTAACAGGCAACCAAACAGGAGCTCTCTTTTTAGATTATTTAATTTCACAAAAACAAAAGAAAGGGACCCTTCCTGAAAACGGAGTCGTATTAAAGACCATCGTAACTTCAGAAATAGGACGGGCGATTTCTGAGCAAAATGGTTTAAAAGCCGTAGATGTTTTAACTGGATTTAAATTCATTGCTGAAAAAATCAATGAATACCACACAAGTGGAGAACATTCTTTCCTGTTTGGCTATGAAGAAAGCTATGGATATCTAATCAAAGATTTTGCTCGTGATAAGGATGCCATACAGGCTACTATTCTGGCAGTGGAAGTCTGTGCCTATTACAAAAAGCAAGGTAAAACGATGTACGAAGGTTTACTGGATGTATTCGATAAATATGGATATTACTTGGAAGATTTACGATCGTTGACTTTAAAAGGAATGGAAGGTGCGAAGCAAATTCAAGCGATTCTCAATGAATTCCGGGAAAATCCACCAGATCAAATCTCTGGTCATCAAGTAGTGGTTCAAGAGGATTATCTAAGCAGTAAAAAATACATGTTTGGGACAAATAGGGAAGAAGACATCAAGCTCCCAAAGTCGAACGTATTAAAATACTTTCTTGAAGATGGGACATGGGTATGTTTACGACCTTCGGGAACAGAACCTAAAATTAAATTTTATTTCGGTGTTCAAGGAAGCTCGATGAAGGAAGCTAAAGGGAAATTATCCGCCGTTATGAAAGACTTTATGAGAAGAATCAATAATATGCTTTAAAGAATGACTCTCATTCTGAGGATCTTCGTAAAAAACTAGGGTCAGCATTCATTATGTAAAGAAATGCTGACCTTTTTTTGTCTGTCAATTCTAAATCTAGCATCCAGCCTTCCGGAGTCATAAATACCCTTCTTAGAAATCAAGATTTCAAGTAGGTCGTCTTTAGCCCTTAGTGGCTGAATAGAGTATATCCAAACATGGGTAGGGGATAGGGGGCTTATGCGGATATGTATGACTATTCGACACTAATTGGAATATAGAGCATATAATATACTATTCCAATCCACAAAATCCCCCTATGATAGTAGCCTTGCTGATACCGTATGAGGTTACGTAGTACAGTTGTACAGGCCCTAGGATGGACCTTATGAAAGGTGCTAAATAGGGAGGATTTTTTTAAGGATTCTCATCGGCGTTCATGTTGAGGCATTTCCCAATGAGACAAGCCTTGAAAAGTGACTTAAAAGATGAAATCTTAAAATGTAAAAACACGTACATTTAACATCATACATAATCGAACATTCAAACAAAAAAACAGCCTATGTTAACTATGGCATAGTAATGTTATAAAGATATATTTTATATAGCGTGGAACCTCGAATTGGTTCCTTACGGTGTCTCTAACACTTTCCAGGGGACTTGCCGAAATTATTTAAAGAGCTGGAGTATCCGTTACTCAACCCTTCGAGGTGCTATTCGGAAAGCAGGTTTTGCTTAATTCATTACAGAAGAAGAGGGGGAAACAACTAAAAGTAGTACTTTATTCCTTTATAACCATTTCTCAAACCTCATAGGCCCATTAAATGGATAACGTTAGCGTCCTATATGGTTGGAATAATTACCTCGGCTGGAAATTAAGTGAACCCTGCATCAGTGGAAAAGAGGACTTTGTTTATATGCGTAATAGGAATGCGGTATAACAAGGTGCTGTGGTCACATGAGGCATGTCCTTTAATGAAACGCCATTAATCTCATATACGAAATTGCCTAATTTGATTTTTGTACCTTTAAGTACATTTTTAATTTGATTATGCTCTCTAGCTCGTACTTCAATAATACTTCTGCAATATGGAACAGGCTCACGCAATTCTCGCTGATTTCAATCAGCGAGAAAGCTTTGCTTCAACACCGATGGCAACTAATACTTCCAGAGGCAATATGTTTTGCGTTAATAACCAAAAATTCCATTTCTTCATTTAGTTCATGAAAGGCTCCAAAAAACACCTGTGCTTTTATATACAGTTGCTGTGATTATTGAAAACAGAGTATTAAATTTAAAAGCCATGGAATAAAGTATTAGAAGCTAAATGGAGCTTGCTTAGTTATTTTTTTCATCTGTATTCGTTTCACCACCAACTTTCTTCCTTTTTATTCTTTATAAGCAGGGAAAGAAAGTTGATGTCTTTTAAAAAGAAGTTCATGAGATTGAAATTTTCTTTTTTTCGAAAAAACGTCTATTCCCTGCGAAGGTGAGTGAACATGAAAGAATGAAAACAAAAGTGATAAAAATAATCAGTGGAAACAAGGTAACTAGATTAACTGTTCAACTTGCAGATACTCAAAGAAAAAGAGAAAAGGGCTTGATGTTTGTTGGGAAATTACCCGAAAATGAGGGGATGTTATTTGTGTTTTTAGAAGAAATATATGGTTGATTTTGGATGAAAAACACATTTATTCCTTTATCTATCGCTTTTCTTGATTCATATGGGGTAATTCTAAAAATACTTGATATGGAGCCTTGTATAGAGGATTATTCCCTACGTATGATCCAGGAATTTTTTATTATTATGCAATTGAAGTGAATCTTGGATGGTTTGAAAAGAATCAAATCAAAGAAGGGGACTATATAAAGTTTAATTGAATTCATATCCGCATCTCTAGTTCTTGGAGGTGAATTTTTAAAAAGGGTATGTATGTTAATGATGCTAGGAAGATTGTGAAGAGTTTTACTTAAACTGAAAAAGATGTTTTACTTCATTACCGGGAGCTGTTCAGCAGCTCTTTTTTTATGCAACTAGAGAGGCAGGTTTATTGAAGGGTGATCGATTCATATTAGATCACAAGGAGGGTAAAATAACCAAAATAATTGTAAGAGGTGTTTATATAAAGCAATTTGTTTTGTGGATATTTGTTATATTAACTTTTATTTCTCCGTTCCTAACAAAGGCTATACCTATGCCTTTTAGTGGTGGAACCGTACCATAATTCATGAGGTTTTTAAATTATGCCAAGCCATATGCATTTCCTCAGTTCTGATTTCAAAAGAAGTTTTGACAGGATGATTATTAAATTTAATCGGAGTAGTGGAGAAATTTCTCCAAAAAATCTATTGCGATATATGAAAATATCATCTAAATGAGGTACTGCAATTTTAATATTTCAATATAAAGAAGTAGAAGAATTCAAAAAGGCCTTCTTAAAAATAAAAGAAAACCGTACTCAAACGCCCGGTTTTCTTTTTGATTATTGATGTTTATATACTAATTGCCTCAATAAAATTTCCAATGGACCATTCAGATTATTTTTTTCTAATAAAGTGGCCAAAACGACAGAAAGGGACCAAATTCCTACAGCCATCATAGCAGCTATACCGTTACTCACACGCCCACCTAAATCAAGTGCTACTGGTGATAGAAATAACACAAGCATTGCCTCATTCCAAACATAGAAAGTTAATGAACGTTTCCCTAAAGCCATTAAAGAATGGCTCATGTACCCAGGATTTTTTAACCTTGCCCCAATCCATCCAAAAATCGCCGCATAGGCTAGTCCTCCTGGGATCCCTGTTAACATGTGCAGTCCGGATATTAAACCTGCAATAAAGAACCCAGGGTGCCACACGCTCCCTATAAAGGATAGAGGTAACGCTCCTAGGAATGAGACAGTCAACCCAATAATAGTTATGAAATAAAGTGTTCTTACATGCTGTTCAGGTT
This window encodes:
- a CDS encoding glycosyltransferase, with amino-acid sequence MRTIAYFVSENIKTHQRFIYNQIVKISNYRSIVIGPFDNTNHTEFPFENYYNINKIKDLENFFKEQDIIAIHAHHGKHGQEILPVCEKYNIPLIVSIRGRDGSDRPEIFKKNAERYSSLIKHGAHFFSVCQYLAEGLRNLGIPDEKINVLYGGIELDLFAYSTPILPKEGEIRVLSVGRLVDKKGFVTLIKAFNRIYTQYPNARLHIIGAGEDEKKIKSVITEFHLKDVVILRGAMDSKQVSSELKKAHIFCLASQTAKNGDIEGIPNALKEAMASGLPVVSTQHAGIPELIEHQRTGYLAPEKNDIELAKGIQFFLEHPEIWIDYTERARKVIEEKFDVNKQIIEQQSLYSLVNTMKTETETETKTETKTEETETETETETETEETKKKKRNRKNKSSKGN
- a CDS encoding phospho-sugar mutase encodes the protein MDWKSVYTIWTSYRNLDNEMRLMLEEMKDDEIVLEDAFYKNLEFGTGGMRGEIGPGTNRMNIYTVRKATVGLAEYIQSFGNEAKSRGVVIAYDSRHKSPEFALEAAKALATKGIKAYLFDELRPTPQLSFSVRKLSAFAGIVITASHNPPEYNGYKVYGSDGAQLPPEAADQVINYVNAIESELSIVVEEEEILKDRGLIQIIGEELDTAYNEHLLTIPEDPKLADEIDVKLVFTPLHGTANKSVKRALHDLGYRNVHIVKEQEMPDANFPTVKVPNPEEHAAFELAIALGNRVDADLLIATDPDADRLGISVKNNAGDYVVLTGNQTGALFLDYLISQKQKKGTLPENGVVLKTIVTSEIGRAISEQNGLKAVDVLTGFKFIAEKINEYHTSGEHSFLFGYEESYGYLIKDFARDKDAIQATILAVEVCAYYKKQGKTMYEGLLDVFDKYGYYLEDLRSLTLKGMEGAKQIQAILNEFRENPPDQISGHQVVVQEDYLSSKKYMFGTNREEDIKLPKSNVLKYFLEDGTWVCLRPSGTEPKIKFYFGVQGSSMKEAKGKLSAVMKDFMRRINNML